Proteins encoded in a region of the Haloarcula sp. CBA1129 genome:
- a CDS encoding site-2 protease family protein, producing MSGSAADPPSPDRLAGVFSVSSVRRTDGTVRYIGDPLVPPAAVAEQLRPVFRQRGYDVRLEELGPASNGGTTVVGGPGVDDSIAATGGASNARPNQYALVAEPADTDTGGIPWLNIGLLFATIASTLYVGATAWYYIPVAEDPLRVFEAWPFVVAMLGVLGIHELGHYAAARYHGVDVTLPYFIPFPSFLGTMGAVINIRGRIPDRTALFDIGVAGPLAGLVATTIVTVIGLSIDPITVPERVANSDTGVLITFNYPLLFQALDALVNALGLGSEIGPGESVHPIVFAGWAGMFFTFLNLLPVGQLDGGHIVRSIAGQRQETIAAAVPGALFALAGYLYFTRDPPPVGFGVWGLWVFWGLFATGLAYAGPARPTVDAALDRRRTLLGLFTFLLGLACFTPVPFEISAV from the coding sequence ATGAGTGGCTCCGCCGCCGACCCGCCGTCGCCTGATCGACTGGCCGGCGTATTCTCCGTCTCGTCAGTGCGGCGGACAGATGGAACCGTTCGGTATATCGGCGACCCGCTAGTGCCACCAGCCGCCGTCGCTGAGCAACTCAGGCCGGTGTTCCGACAGCGGGGCTACGACGTTCGGCTCGAAGAACTCGGCCCTGCGAGCAACGGCGGCACTACTGTTGTCGGCGGTCCGGGCGTCGATGACTCGATTGCCGCCACCGGTGGCGCGTCGAACGCGCGCCCGAACCAATATGCACTGGTAGCTGAGCCTGCCGACACGGACACTGGCGGCATCCCGTGGCTCAACATCGGGCTTCTCTTCGCGACCATCGCGTCGACCCTCTACGTCGGCGCGACCGCTTGGTACTACATCCCAGTTGCCGAAGACCCGCTTCGTGTGTTCGAAGCTTGGCCGTTCGTGGTCGCGATGCTCGGCGTGCTCGGCATCCACGAACTGGGCCACTACGCCGCGGCCCGCTACCACGGCGTCGACGTGACGCTTCCGTACTTCATTCCGTTCCCGTCGTTTCTCGGAACGATGGGGGCGGTCATCAACATCCGCGGGCGCATCCCCGACCGGACGGCGCTGTTCGATATCGGCGTCGCCGGCCCGCTCGCCGGACTCGTCGCGACGACAATCGTCACGGTCATCGGTCTCTCGATAGACCCGATTACCGTTCCGGAACGCGTGGCGAACAGCGACACCGGTGTTCTCATCACCTTCAACTATCCACTCCTGTTTCAGGCGCTGGACGCTCTGGTGAACGCGCTGGGGCTCGGATCTGAGATCGGCCCCGGCGAGTCAGTGCACCCCATTGTATTTGCAGGCTGGGCTGGGATGTTCTTCACGTTCCTGAATCTGCTCCCGGTGGGGCAACTCGACGGTGGCCACATCGTGCGGTCCATCGCTGGACAGCGTCAGGAAACCATCGCTGCCGCCGTTCCCGGTGCGCTGTTTGCACTCGCCGGCTACCTGTATTTCACTCGCGACCCGCCGCCGGTCGGCTTCGGCGTCTGGGGGCTGTGGGTGTTCTGGGGCCTGTTCGCTACCGGGCTTGCGTACGCCGGTCCGGCCCGCCCGACCGTGGACGCGGCGCTTGACCGACGGCGGACGCTGCTTGGCCTGTTCACGTTCCTGCTGGGGCTGGCCTGTTTCACGCCGGTCCCGTTCGAGATCAGCGCGGTCTAA
- the pyrH gene encoding UMP kinase has translation MKVVVSIGGSVLAPDLDADRVADYADAIQSLDAQGHTLGTVVGGGPTARDYIGSARDLGANEIELDQLGIAVTRLNGRLLIAALDDRAAPTPAESYDEGREAIRRGDIPVLGGIVAAQTTDAVAAAFAEYVGADLLVYATSVPGVYDADPNEDDDATRFDELSASELVDVIADIEMDAGSSAPVDLLAAKIIQRSGIRTMVLDGTDPERVVRAVEDGEFDGSEILPEA, from the coding sequence ATGAAAGTCGTCGTCTCCATTGGCGGAAGCGTACTGGCCCCGGACCTCGACGCGGACCGGGTCGCCGACTACGCTGACGCCATCCAGTCGCTCGATGCACAGGGGCACACGCTTGGGACCGTCGTCGGCGGCGGACCGACCGCACGGGATTACATCGGCAGCGCCCGAGACCTCGGCGCGAACGAGATCGAACTCGACCAACTCGGCATCGCCGTCACGCGGCTGAACGGTCGGCTGCTGATCGCCGCGCTGGACGACCGCGCGGCACCCACGCCCGCCGAGAGCTACGACGAGGGCCGAGAAGCCATCCGTCGCGGGGACATCCCAGTCCTCGGTGGCATCGTCGCCGCACAGACCACCGACGCTGTGGCGGCCGCTTTTGCAGAGTATGTCGGCGCGGACCTACTCGTGTACGCCACGTCAGTCCCGGGCGTCTACGACGCCGACCCGAACGAGGACGACGACGCGACGCGGTTCGACGAACTGAGCGCGAGCGAACTCGTCGACGTTATCGCCGACATCGAGATGGACGCTGGCAGCAGCGCACCTGTCGACCTGTTGGCCGCGAAAATCATCCAGCGGTCCGGCATCCGGACGATGGTGCTCGACGGCACCGACCCCGAACGCGTCGTGCGTGCGGTCGAAGACGGTGAGTTCGACGGGTCCGAAATCCTGCCGGAGGCATAG